The following are encoded in a window of Episyrphus balteatus chromosome X, idEpiBalt1.1, whole genome shotgun sequence genomic DNA:
- the LOC129920486 gene encoding uncharacterized protein LOC129920486 isoform X1 encodes MLKSKKKKSPNKFTEQNKIQQDFTNDLFLQTNALENGFFVLNKVEVEENKQNEEEKPNDENQQQQHYAKQKIQKKEIGLAELNTFQNQENCSKSKQPNKSSQQDEDKNLIYYGTYEKLAVGGDNVGNSVTLFPSGEIMDKGPGPSTSSCCFDEKVRRRKEINSNEKTTSIRTELEKKTTNIPNDPSLESEFEVKDMPCKSEFGNYYQLKSVSEADANIINNSLLGYRSHNRPPPQQQHIKFSKSISCQTVDEGNHDGFASSLNNQLQQKRKSEKPISPKNSTSKRVLFSSLFRNPKEIANSVKQRLAATNSSTIGFWQNNSLSSECANEKNKIIVESSCCSEDDSSIIISSNELNHAEVKIKPGNRIESITISLNESPATVSEDSYFHQTIKTATQNLNKQSSNKQIPPTTYNIATNESDNDETVEIEYNLDNLKNSCKKNIKQSNKLAPLMLQNSNNNDEEDKVHQEDTKAQNNFTSNNTNLPVKTDGKNYILRHGNRYQSIPPPPPQHEEKICQISSPSHSKALIYDDSEQIFEHETFPLLEDSETSLWSWLDGNENKNTNKKPSYHGLPCNIKTADLKLVANLEQLKSLNKCYSSDISSNNSPSSSSYSFEDLSIAQKHTKNIVIDRNNTKPDISPDKLESVLNYCTCHLKCCCDCSLTDCCLYCSVDCQACFHVPCSQYSCAQPCHVQRPSSQNQPKPSQHDTPYIQWTNTNVLEWMTAVNLYPLAEIFKANNVMGCDLPNLDDEKLTIMGIKNCNHRIAILQSIRELTSGILISEQPHITLPSEAEEVREAVPLHRQHIFIESSFNAPEICDKCNRYLRGVIHQGLQCELCNFIIHRTCLANGLAVNCPAIRSITSTNTISGYYGQLNACDSADMAYIAASKEVVEKGALSNLLNTSYTLQNIPIFGIGLCHQFDSEKLNAPAVLITATNALELKVKHLHIDLYKLYKSTSIPDDYNSDLIDMLTAPRTDLSTLERIEPQQLVGFIKKYLRELKDPIIPMVWYDKFIAAAKLYSEDPTASIQQVVHYTKQLAAHHVKTLTFFMDHLRRISAIQFANGRREPPTIMLQSFSYILIRPPWSKIIQVINNIEHHIRIIEILFQTWKGEEEVPRFDEAPAVPPRKISQASSVSMSSGPPSRVLSSGSWKPSVPVSISGQSLHSFQSSGFSSGYTSPSLTSESIRGKAAPPSQQQPIVKPSSVGKSSMLHPRDHQMKATDSLKDAEWYWGKITREEVKQRLFGEPDGSFMVRDALSKDGEYTLTLIKDGTEKLIKIVHDNGKYGFVDCKFNSVVDLINYYKTNSLMLYNKTLDITLMKPIVRKVDEESTNDETGSRGTDLRVVTEHFLQLHHALNALKQNLQTKKETFERAESELSEKKSALEVFGIARQMLLMQMKVMLNSIINARPQDQERLKENKITLQDHVKFLNDEISKLNKYIEEKKEEYKHVEREINAAKPEISSLSFEKDKMQDRLISLGIKEEEIKQLIDMGYDDWKEKYESESKLPHNDESLWFLEDCTRRRAQVLLADAPTGTFLIRPRKAIDSNNGNYALSIACKKSVQHCIIYETENGFGLALPYNIYASLKKLVLHYATNSLEEHNDTLTTTLKFPVLYWYQQQHLTPPS; translated from the exons AtgttaaaatcgaaaaaaaagaaatcgccAAACAAATTCACggaacaaaataaaatccaacaaGACTTTACTAATGATTTATTCTTACAAACGAATGCGTTGGAAAAtggcttttttgttttaaataaagtcGAAGTTGAAGAAAATAAGCAAAATGAAGAAGAGAAGCCGAATGAtgaaaaccaacaacaacaacactatgctaaacaaaaaattcaaaagaaggAGATAGGATTGGCTGAATTGAACActtttcaaaatcaagaaaattgttCGAAATCAAAACAACCAAACAAATCTTCTCAACAAGACGAAgacaaaaatcttatttattaTGGAACTTATGAAAAGCTTGCCGTCGGCGGTGACAACGTCGGAAATAGTGTGACACTTTTTCCGAGCGGTGAAATTATGGATAAAGGACCGGGGCCATCAACTTCGAGTTGTTGTTTTGATGAAAAAGTTCGTAGACGAAAAGAAATCAATTCGAACGAAAAAACGACATCGATTAGAACTGAATTGGAGAAAAAAACTACTAATATACCAAATGATCCTTCTTTAGAATCCGAATTCGAAGTCAAAGACATGCCCTGTAAAAGTGAATTTGGAAACTATTATCAATTGAAAAGTGTCAGCGAAGCAGATGCAAATATCATCAACAACAGTCTATTAGGTTATAGATCGCATAATCGTCCGCCACCGCAACAGCAGCATATTAAATTCTCCAAAAGTATATCATGTCAAACTGTTGATGAGGGCAACCATGATGGTTTCGCAAGCTCCTTAAACAATCAACTACAACAAAaacgaaaatccgaaaaacctATTTCACCAAAGAACAGTACTTCAAAACGAGTATTATTCAGCAGTTTGTTTCGAAATCCAAAAGAAATTGCAAATAGCGTTAAACAACGTTTAGCGGCAACAAATTCAAGTACAATTGGTTTTTGGCAAAATAATTCATTATCAAGTGAATGtgctaatgaaaaaaataaaattatagttGAATCTTCCTGCTGTTCAGAGGATGACTCGAGCATAATAATATCATCAAATGAACTCAATCATGCCGAGGTAAAAATTAAGCCAGGAAATCGAATCGAAAGTATAACGATTTCACTAAATGAATCGCCCGCGACAGTTTCTGAAGATTCTTATTTTCATCAAACCATTAAGACGGCaacacaaaatttaaacaaacaaagttCCAACAAACAAATACCTCCAACAACATACAACATCGCTACAAATGAAAGTGATAATGACGAAACGGTTGAAATTGAATATAATCTagataatttgaaaaactcatgtaaaaaaaatattaaacaatcaaacaaacttgCTCCTTTGATgttacaaaattcaaataacaatgATGAAGAAGATAAAGTTCATCAAGAAGACACAAAGgcacaaaataattttacatcAAATAACACAAATCTACCAGTTAAGACTGATGGTAAGAATTATATTTTACGACATGGCAATCGTTATCAATCAATACCGCCACCACCACCACAACATGAGGAAAAAATATGCCAAATTTCATCTCCATCGCATTCTAAAGCTTTAATTTATGATGATTCAgaacaaatttttgaacatgAAACGTTCCCACTGCTGGAGGATAGTGAAACTTCCCTTTGGTCTTGGCTAGACggcaatgaaaataaaaatacaaataagaaACCTTCTTACCATGGACTACCGTGTAACATCAAAACTGCTGATCTGAAATTAGTTGCGAATTTAGAACAGCTGAAATCTCTAAATAAATGCTATTCTTCTGATATAAGTTCTAATAACTCTCCATCGTCGTCATCGTATTCATTTGAAGATTTATCGATAGCTCAAAAGCATACGAAAAACATAGTTATTGATCGCAACAACACAAAACCTGACATCAGTCCTGATAAATTAGAATCAGTGCTTAATTATTGTACTTGCCATTTAAAATGTTGCTGTGATTGCTCTTTAACTGATTGTTGTTTATATTGCTCGGTAGATTGTCAGGCGTGTTTTCATGTACCCTGCTCACAGTACAGTTGTGCGCAACCGTGCCATGTACAGAGGCCATCATCCCAGAATCAGCCTAAACCTAGCCAACATGACACG ccTTATATACAGTGGACAAACACAAATGTGCTTGAATGGATGACGGCGGTAAATTTATATCCTTTAGCTGAAATATTTAAGGCCAACAATGTTATGGGATGTGATTTGCCTAATCTTGACGATGAAAAGcttacg ATTATGGGAATTAAAAACTGTAACCATCGCATTGCCATTCTTCAAAGCATTAGAGAATTAACCAGTGGGATTCTAATATCTGAGCAACCACACATTACTTTACCATCTGAAGCGGAAGAAGTAAGAGAAGCAGTACCTCTTCATCGTcaacatatttttattgaatctaGCTTCAATGCTCCAGAAATTTGTGATAAGTGTAATCGGTACCTTCGCGGTGTGATACATCAAGGTCTGCAGTGCGAGCTGTGTAATTTTATAATCCATAGAACATGCTTGGCTAACGGCTTAGCCGTTAATTGCCCAGCAATACGATCAATAACTTCTACAAATACTATAAGTGGTTATTATGGTCAACTAAACGCCTGTGATTCTGCTGATATGGCATATATTGCTGCCTCAAAAGAAGTTGTTGAAAAAGGTGCCTTAAGTAACCTTCTAAATACCAGTTATACGCTTCAAAATATTCCAATTTTTGGCATTGGCTTATGTCATCAATTTGATTCGGAGAAATTGAATGCTCCTGCTGTTCTTATAACTGCTACAAATGCCTTGGAATTGAAGGTTAAACATTTACACATTGATTTGTATAAGCTTTACAAGTCAACTTCGATTCCGGATGATTACAATAGTGATCTTATTGATATGCTCACAGCACCCAGAACAGATTTGAGTACCCTCGAAAGAATAGAACCTCAACAGTTAgttggttttattaaaaagtatttgaGAGAGTTGAAAGATCCAATAATACCAATGGTTTGGTATGATAAATTCATCGCAGCTGCAA aactATACTCAGAAGATCCTACAGCAAGTATACAGCAGGTGGTTCATTATACTAAGCAGTTGGCTGCGCATCATGTGAAGACCTTAACATTTTTTATGGATCACCTTCGACGAATATCAGCAATTCAATTTGCAAATGGTCGTCGTGAGCCGCCTACGATAATGCTACAATCCTTCTCTTATATACTTATTCGTCCACCTTGGAGCAAAATTAT tcaAGTTATTAATAACATCGAACATCACATCCGAATCATCGAAATACTTTTCCAAACATGGAAAGGTGAAGAAGAGGTTCCTCGATTCGATGAAGCTCCCGCTGTTCCaccaagaaaaatatctcaagcTAGTTCTGTGAGTATGAGTAGTGGTCCTCCATCAAGGGTTCTTTCGTCAGGTTCTTGGAAGCCTTCGGTACCGGTTTCAATATCAGGACAAAGCTTGCATAGTTTTCAATCGTCTGGATTTTCGTCAGGTTATACATCGCCATCATTGACCTCAGAATCGATTCGGGGAAAAGCAGCACCACCATCTCAACAACAACCAATTGTCAAACCATCGTCGGTTGGAAAATCATCTATGCTCCATCCACGCGATCATCAAATGAAAGCAACGGATTCGCTTAAGGATGCCGAATGGTATTGGGGTAAAATAACTCGTGAAGAAGTTAAGCAACGTCTTTTTGGGGAGCCTGATGGTAGTTTCATGGTCCGTGATGCTCTTTCGAAAGATGGCGAATACACACTGACTCTAATCAAAGATGGAACTGAAAAACTAATTAAGATTGTTCATGATAATGGAAAGTATGGATTTGTGGATTGTAAATTTAATTCTGTCGTTGATTTGATTAATTACTATAAAACAAATTCCTTAATGTTATATAATAAAACGCTTGATATTACGCTTATGAAACCAATTGTTCGAAAAGTCGACGAAGAATCTACAAATGACGAAACTGGAAGTCGTGGAACGGATCTTCGTGTAGTTACCGAACATTTCTTGCAACTACATCATGCGTTGAACGCTCtgaaacaaaatttgcaaacaaaaaaagaaactttcgAGCGTGCTGAAAGTGAGTTAAGTGAAAAGAAATCGGCTTTGGAAGTTTTTGGAATTGCACGTCAAATGTTGCTGATGCAAATGAAGGTTATGCTGAATTCTATTATAAATGCCCGACCCCAAGATCAGGAAAGGCTCAAAGAGAATAAAATCACATTGCAAgatcatgtaaaatttttaaacgatGAAATTTCTAAACTTAATAAATATATAGAGGAGAAGAAAGAAGAATATAAGCATGTAGAACGTGAAATTAATGCGGCTAAACCAGAGATATCTTCTCTATCTTTCGAAAAAGATAAAATGCAAGA CCGCCTAATAAGCTTAGGCATTAAGgaagaagaaataaaacaacttaTTGATATGGGTTATGATGATTGGAAGGAGAAATACGAAAGTGAATCCAAACTTCCGCACAACGATGAATCACTTTGGTTCCTAGAAGATTGCACCCGTCGTAGAGCTCAAGTACTTTTGGCTGATGCCCCAACAGGGACATTCCTTATACGACCCAGAAAAGCCATAGATAGCAATAATGGCAATTATGCCTTATCAATTGCTTGCAAGAAAAGTGTTCAACATTGCATTATATACGAAACTGAAAATGGCTTTGGGTTGGCGCTACCCTATAACATCTACGCAAGTTTGAAAAAGTTGGTTCTTCATTATGCTACGAATTCTCTGGAAGAACACAATGATACTCTAACTACCACGTTGAAATTTCCCGTTTTATATTGGTATCAACAACAGCATTTAACACCTCCTTCATGA
- the LOC129920486 gene encoding probable protein phosphatase DDB_G0282105 isoform X3, with product MLKSKKKKSPNKFTEQNKIQQDFTNDLFLQTNALENGFFVLNKVEVEENKQNEEEKPNDENQQQQHYAKQKIQKKEIGLAELNTFQNQENCSKSKQPNKSSQQDEDKNLIYYGTYEKLAVGGDNVGNSVTLFPSGEIMDKGPGPSTSSCCFDEKVRRRKEINSNEKTTSIRTELEKKTTNIPNDPSLESEFEVKDMPCKSEFGNYYQLKSVSEADANIINNSLLGYRSHNRPPPQQQHIKFSKSISCQTVDEGNHDGFASSLNNQLQQKRKSEKPISPKNSTSKRVLFSSLFRNPKEIANSVKQRLAATNSSTIGFWQNNSLSSECANEKNKIIVESSCCSEDDSSIIISSNELNHAEVKIKPGNRIESITISLNESPATVSEDSYFHQTIKTATQNLNKQSSNKQIPPTTYNIATNESDNDETVEIEYNLDNLKNSCKKNIKQSNKLAPLMLQNSNNNDEEDKVHQEDTKAQNNFTSNNTNLPVKTDGKNYILRHGNRYQSIPPPPPQHEEKICQISSPSHSKALIYDDSEQIFEHETFPLLEDSETSLWSWLDGNENKNTNKKPSYHGLPCNIKTADLKLVANLEQLKSLNKCYSSDISSNNSPSSSSYSFEDLSIAQKHTKNIVIDRNNTKPDISPDKLESVLNYCTCHLKCCCDCSLTDCCLYCSVDCQACFHVPCSQYSCAQPCHVQRPSSQNQPKPSQHDTPYIQWTNTNVLEWMTAVNLYPLAEIFKANNVMGCDLPNLDDEKLTIMGIKNCNHRIAILQSIRELTSGILISEQPHITLPSEAEEVREAVPLHRQHIFIESSFNAPEICDKCNRYLRGVIHQGLQCELCNFIIHRTCLANGLAVNCPAIRSITSTNTISGYYGQLNACDSADMAYIAASKEVVEKGALSNLLNTSYTLQNIPIFGIGLCHQFDSEKLNAPAVLITATNALELKVKHLHIDLYKLYKSTSIPDDYNSDLIDMLTAPRTDLSTLERIEPQQLVGFIKKYLRELKDPIIPMVWYDKFIAAAIGYH from the exons AtgttaaaatcgaaaaaaaagaaatcgccAAACAAATTCACggaacaaaataaaatccaacaaGACTTTACTAATGATTTATTCTTACAAACGAATGCGTTGGAAAAtggcttttttgttttaaataaagtcGAAGTTGAAGAAAATAAGCAAAATGAAGAAGAGAAGCCGAATGAtgaaaaccaacaacaacaacactatgctaaacaaaaaattcaaaagaaggAGATAGGATTGGCTGAATTGAACActtttcaaaatcaagaaaattgttCGAAATCAAAACAACCAAACAAATCTTCTCAACAAGACGAAgacaaaaatcttatttattaTGGAACTTATGAAAAGCTTGCCGTCGGCGGTGACAACGTCGGAAATAGTGTGACACTTTTTCCGAGCGGTGAAATTATGGATAAAGGACCGGGGCCATCAACTTCGAGTTGTTGTTTTGATGAAAAAGTTCGTAGACGAAAAGAAATCAATTCGAACGAAAAAACGACATCGATTAGAACTGAATTGGAGAAAAAAACTACTAATATACCAAATGATCCTTCTTTAGAATCCGAATTCGAAGTCAAAGACATGCCCTGTAAAAGTGAATTTGGAAACTATTATCAATTGAAAAGTGTCAGCGAAGCAGATGCAAATATCATCAACAACAGTCTATTAGGTTATAGATCGCATAATCGTCCGCCACCGCAACAGCAGCATATTAAATTCTCCAAAAGTATATCATGTCAAACTGTTGATGAGGGCAACCATGATGGTTTCGCAAGCTCCTTAAACAATCAACTACAACAAAaacgaaaatccgaaaaacctATTTCACCAAAGAACAGTACTTCAAAACGAGTATTATTCAGCAGTTTGTTTCGAAATCCAAAAGAAATTGCAAATAGCGTTAAACAACGTTTAGCGGCAACAAATTCAAGTACAATTGGTTTTTGGCAAAATAATTCATTATCAAGTGAATGtgctaatgaaaaaaataaaattatagttGAATCTTCCTGCTGTTCAGAGGATGACTCGAGCATAATAATATCATCAAATGAACTCAATCATGCCGAGGTAAAAATTAAGCCAGGAAATCGAATCGAAAGTATAACGATTTCACTAAATGAATCGCCCGCGACAGTTTCTGAAGATTCTTATTTTCATCAAACCATTAAGACGGCaacacaaaatttaaacaaacaaagttCCAACAAACAAATACCTCCAACAACATACAACATCGCTACAAATGAAAGTGATAATGACGAAACGGTTGAAATTGAATATAATCTagataatttgaaaaactcatgtaaaaaaaatattaaacaatcaaacaaacttgCTCCTTTGATgttacaaaattcaaataacaatgATGAAGAAGATAAAGTTCATCAAGAAGACACAAAGgcacaaaataattttacatcAAATAACACAAATCTACCAGTTAAGACTGATGGTAAGAATTATATTTTACGACATGGCAATCGTTATCAATCAATACCGCCACCACCACCACAACATGAGGAAAAAATATGCCAAATTTCATCTCCATCGCATTCTAAAGCTTTAATTTATGATGATTCAgaacaaatttttgaacatgAAACGTTCCCACTGCTGGAGGATAGTGAAACTTCCCTTTGGTCTTGGCTAGACggcaatgaaaataaaaatacaaataagaaACCTTCTTACCATGGACTACCGTGTAACATCAAAACTGCTGATCTGAAATTAGTTGCGAATTTAGAACAGCTGAAATCTCTAAATAAATGCTATTCTTCTGATATAAGTTCTAATAACTCTCCATCGTCGTCATCGTATTCATTTGAAGATTTATCGATAGCTCAAAAGCATACGAAAAACATAGTTATTGATCGCAACAACACAAAACCTGACATCAGTCCTGATAAATTAGAATCAGTGCTTAATTATTGTACTTGCCATTTAAAATGTTGCTGTGATTGCTCTTTAACTGATTGTTGTTTATATTGCTCGGTAGATTGTCAGGCGTGTTTTCATGTACCCTGCTCACAGTACAGTTGTGCGCAACCGTGCCATGTACAGAGGCCATCATCCCAGAATCAGCCTAAACCTAGCCAACATGACACG ccTTATATACAGTGGACAAACACAAATGTGCTTGAATGGATGACGGCGGTAAATTTATATCCTTTAGCTGAAATATTTAAGGCCAACAATGTTATGGGATGTGATTTGCCTAATCTTGACGATGAAAAGcttacg ATTATGGGAATTAAAAACTGTAACCATCGCATTGCCATTCTTCAAAGCATTAGAGAATTAACCAGTGGGATTCTAATATCTGAGCAACCACACATTACTTTACCATCTGAAGCGGAAGAAGTAAGAGAAGCAGTACCTCTTCATCGTcaacatatttttattgaatctaGCTTCAATGCTCCAGAAATTTGTGATAAGTGTAATCGGTACCTTCGCGGTGTGATACATCAAGGTCTGCAGTGCGAGCTGTGTAATTTTATAATCCATAGAACATGCTTGGCTAACGGCTTAGCCGTTAATTGCCCAGCAATACGATCAATAACTTCTACAAATACTATAAGTGGTTATTATGGTCAACTAAACGCCTGTGATTCTGCTGATATGGCATATATTGCTGCCTCAAAAGAAGTTGTTGAAAAAGGTGCCTTAAGTAACCTTCTAAATACCAGTTATACGCTTCAAAATATTCCAATTTTTGGCATTGGCTTATGTCATCAATTTGATTCGGAGAAATTGAATGCTCCTGCTGTTCTTATAACTGCTACAAATGCCTTGGAATTGAAGGTTAAACATTTACACATTGATTTGTATAAGCTTTACAAGTCAACTTCGATTCCGGATGATTACAATAGTGATCTTATTGATATGCTCACAGCACCCAGAACAGATTTGAGTACCCTCGAAAGAATAGAACCTCAACAGTTAgttggttttattaaaaagtatttgaGAGAGTTGAAAGATCCAATAATACCAATGGTTTGGTATGATAAATTCATCGCAGCTGCAA ttgGTTACCACTAA